GAGTTCGACCACCGAGCGGCTTTTCAGTTCGGCGATCTGCTGGGACACCGCCCCGATCGCGCCCTTGGAATAGCGCGGCTCGACCCTCGGCTTGTCGTCCGGTTCGGTCTTCTTGGTGGCGGCCTCTTCCATGAGGCCCTTCAACAGGTTCTTGCGTGCCATCCGTGCCTCCCGCTTACCGGCCCCATGCCGCTTGAATAAGGCCTTCGATCTCCTCGTTGACGAGGTTCAGGCTTTCCATCGCGCGGTCGTAGGTCGCGCGGGTGAACTGGCTGCGCTCCACCTCGTAGAGCGTCTGCTTGGTCAGCCCGGCATCGCTGATCGCGGTGGACTTCAGCACGGGGTGATTCAGGACGTGTTCGCCGAACATCGCGCGCATGAAACTGACCATCTGGTTCTGCGGCCCGTCGCCGGGTTCGTAACGGGTGACCACGTAGCGCAGCCAGTCGTAGGACATGTCGCCCCCGGCCTCGGCCACGACGCCCAGCAGGTTGGAGGTCATCAGCAGGAACTGGCACATCGACATGACGTCGAGCATCTGCGGGTGCACCGTCACCAGAACGGCGGTCGCGGCGGACAGCGCCGACATGGTCAGGAAGCCAAGCTGCGGCGGACAGTCGAAGACGACGATGTCGTAGTCGTCGGCCACCTCGGACAGCTTGTTGCCGACGCGTGTGAAGAACATGTCGCCGGCGCCGGAGACCAGCGCGCGCGGCGTCTCGTGCTCGAACTCCATGAGATCGAGGTTGCCGGGCACGATGTCGAGGTTGGGGAAGTACGTCCGCTGGATCACGTCGCGCAGAGGGACGGGGTCGTCGTAGCGGATCGCGTCGTAAAGCGTGCCGCCGTCGAGCAGGTCGAACTCCGGCTGGTAGCCGTGCAGAGCAGAAAGCGAGGCCTGCGGGTCGAGGTCGATGACCAGCGTCCGATAGCCGTCCAGCGCCAGTTTCTGCGCGAGATGGGCCGAGGTCGTGGTCTTGCCCGAGCCGCCCTTGAAGTTGATGACGGAGATCACCTGAAGGTGGTCGATGTACTTTTCGGAGTTGCCCTCCGGGGCGGCGCGCCGCCCGGGCAGGTAGGTGCCCTGCGCCTTGGCCCCCTTTTCAAGCACATGGCGCAGGTCGACGATATCCTGCGGGGAATAAAGCCTGCGCCCGCCCGGCCCGGTTTCAGGCTGCGGCCCCTTGCCGTCGAGCGACAGCTTGCGCAGGTAGGCGTCCTTCACCCCCAAAAGCTTTGCGACCTCGCCAGAGGTGAACTTGCGCAGCGACTTGCGCGCGTGCGGGGGGAAAAGCTGTTCCCGGTGCGCCTGGAGCCGCTCTGAAAGCTTGTGTGCGTGTTCGCCCACAAGCAGGTCGATCCGATGCTTGACCTGCGTCACTGTCTTCTGCCCTTCTGGACACCGCCGACCCCCGTCACGGGCCGCGAGGGTCCCTGACATCCGCTTCGCCCGGCGATCTGTCGCACCGATGTCGAAGCGTTAGTTACGCCCGGCGGCGTAATTTTCACTCAATTTCGTAATTAAATGCCGCCAAGCCCGGATTCGCACAAGCGTTTTTTCCACATCTCGCCCCGGGGCACAGGCGCGGGCCCCAGATATGTGGCGCGGGGCAGGGGGTCTGCACAGGAGCGCGCGCGGGGGAGACACCCTGCGTTCACGCTGGGTTCACGCGCGACGCAACGGAAAACGGGCAACGTGACGGATCGGCAACAATGACGCCGCGAGAACGCGCGCACTGACACAGTACTGCAAAATTTTTTGACAGGTGCCGTGCCGGCATCGCATACCGACAGACGGATAATTAATCTTTTGGTCAGTCTCGCGAACAGAAGTTGCACAGCCCGATTGCCGAACCCCAGACGCCCCTCCGGTTCATGATCCGTATCGGGGAGAGAGGCACCCGCCTCGCCGACACAGTCCGGCGAGGACCGGCCCCGGTTTTCGTGCATGTCTGTTCGAAAGTCCCCTGTCCGAAAGACCAGTCGTTTCACGCATCCCCGCGTGTCCGTATGCCCTTTTCAGCGTCCCGCACATACGCCCTTAAAGAAAGTCGCCCTCATGCTTGATCTCATCCGTTCGCACCGTCAGGTCGGTATCCGTCAGCGTTCGCTGGTACGTCACTGCAAACTGGGCCGCGCCACGGAGCTGGTCTTTGTCCTGGCGACCGGCGCGACGCTGGTGATCGGGGGCGGCGCCGAGGCAGCGACCTTCGCAGTCACCAACGAGGCCGAGCTGGCCGCGGCGATCGACAGCGCCAACGCCAATGCCGAGGCGGACACCATCACGCTGTCCAACGACATCACGCTGACCGACTTCCTGCCGACGCTCGAAGATGCGGACGGCGTGACGGTCGACCTGGGCGGCAACACGCTGTCGGGCGACAACGTGACACGCATCTTCTTTGTCGGCTCGGGCACCGCCACAATCGAGAACGGCACGCTGGCCGACGGCCTCGCCGAGGGCGGCGACGGCGGTGACGGTGACGACGACACCGACAACGGCGCGGGCGGCGGCGGCATGGGGGCAGGGGGCGCACTGTACGTGCGCGGCGATACCGCTCCGACCGTGACGGTGTCCAATGTGAGCTTTTCGAACAACGACGCGATCGGCGGTGACGGCGGCGCACTCGGTTCTAACGACAGCGCAAGCGGAGGCGGCGGCGGCCTTGGCGGTGACGGTGGTATCACGAACTTCAACAGCTTCTCTGACAATGGCGGCGGTGGCGGCGGTGGTGCGTTCGAAGACGGCACAAACGGTTCCGGCAACACTGGCGGTGACGGCGGCGGCCCGAACGGTGGCGCAGGCGGTGTCTTCGCCGACGGATCTGACGGTGGTGACTACACAGGCGGCGGTGCCGGCGGTAGTTTCGGAAACGTAGGCGGTGCGGGTGGTTATGGCGGTGGTGGCGGCGGCGGCGGCGACTTCGGCAACGGCGGTGCTGGCGGCTTCGGCGGTGGCGGCGGCGGTGGTGACACTGCTGCTGGCGAAGGAGGTTTTGGCGGTGGCGGCGGCGGCGTCGACTCAGGCAACGTCGGTGGTGACGGCGGCTTCGGTGGCGGAAGCGGCTCCGGCACCGTCGGCGGCGGCGGCGGCGCGGGTTTTGGCGGCGCGGTCTTTGTGCAGGACGGCGCAACACTGACTTTCACAGGCACGACAGGCCTCAGCGGCGGTTCCGTCACGGCTGGTTCGGGCCAATCCGGCGGCGGCGACGGCAACGCGGCGGGTTCGGGCCTTTTCCTGCAGAACGCGGGCGTGACGCTGGCCCCCGGCGCGGGCGAGACGCTCACCGTAAGTGACGACATCGCCGACGACACCGGCAACGGCGGCAACTCCGGTTCCGTGACGCACAACGGCGCGGGCACCGTGGCCCTGTCGGGCACGAACACCTACACCGGCGCGACGAACATCACCGGCGGTGGGACCCTGTCCGCGTCGGGCGGGAGCGCGATTGCCGACACCGGGCTGGTGAATGCCTCCAGCGGCACCTTCGACGTCGTGAACAGCGAGACCGTCGGCGCGCTGACCGGAGCCGGCGGCGTGACGCTTGCCAGCGGTCAGACCCTGACCGTCGCGGGCACGGGCGCCGCTGCCCCGACGACCTTCTCGGGTGTGGTGTCGGGCGACGGCGGTCTGGCCGTTGACGGCGCGACGGCCGACCTGACGCTGTCGGGGGCGAACACCTACACCGGGGCAACGACCGTGTCCGCAGGGACGCTGACGGCGGCGAACAACAGTGCGCTTGGCACGACCGATGCCGGCACCACCGTGAACAGCGGCGCTACGCTGGCGCTCGACGGCACGAGCAACATGCAGGAGGCGCTGACCCTCAACGGCACGGGTGCGTCGAACTCCGGCGCGCTGCGTTTCCTGTCGGAAAGCACCCAGAACGGCGCGATCGCCCTGGGCAGCGATACGCGGATCAACGCGGATACAGGTACGTCCACCATCTCGGGCAGCATCACCGGCACCAACACCAATCTCACGCTGGGGGGCGCGGGCCAAGCGTTCATTGGCGGAAACATCAACATCGGCACCGGAACGATCACGAAGGACGGCGCTGGCCAATTCGCCCTGGCCGGGAACAACACGACCGGTGATGTCACGATCAACGCCGGGACGCTTCAGGTGAACGGAACAGGGATTTCCGACACCTCCGCCGTCACGGTGAATGCGGGCGGAGGTCTTCTCACCACCTTCTCCGAGACGATCGGAAGTCTCGCAGGCGCAGGCACCGTGTTCATCGATCCCGGCCAAACCCTGACGGCAGGGGGCGACGATTCCTCGACCACCTATTCCGGCAGCATGGGGGGCCCAGGCGCCTTCACCAAGGATGGCACCGGCACGATGACCATGAGCGGGATCAGCACCCACTCTGGCGCGACAACGGTTCTGGACGGCACACTTCTGGTGACGGGCCAGTTGACGAATTCCAGTGTTTCCGTGCTTGGCGGTGAGGTGACCAACTCCGGCACCATCAACAACACCATCACGGTGACCACCGGGACGCTGAACAACTCCGGCACGCTGGGCACCGTGGACGTTGCCAGCGGCGGCATGTTCTCGATGACAGGCGGTTCGGCAACGACGGTGAACTCGGCGGGGACGTCGGAGATTGCCGGGACCGTGGGCGCGCTGAACGTCAACGGCAGCACGACCACCGTTACGGGTGGTTTGACGTATGGTTCTTTGACGGTTTCGGACGGAGGGACGTTTACGACGACCGGTGCGGGCGGGGTTGCCATTGTGGGGACGTCGAACACTACGACGATCAACGGCGCGGCGATCTACAACGACGGCGACACGCTGGACGACAACGGGGGGATCGACATCGGCGCGACCGGGTCGGTGACCTTCAACACCGGCGCGACCGGCATCCGGTTCAACGCCGACGACGATGAGAACAACACCGGCACGATCACCAACGACGGTTCGATCACGGTCACTGGTGGCGGCGCGGGTGGCGTCAGCGTGGCCAACGACGACGGCGCGGGCGACGACAACCTGACCAACCAGGGCACCGGCACCATCGACGTGCAGGCGAACAACACGCTGAACGGCATCGACACGCTGACCAACAGCTCGACCTCGGCGACCGCGATCCAGGTCGGCAGCGGCGCGACGCTGGGCTTTGCCACGCTGAACTCCTCGGCGGGGACGGTCACCAGCGCGGGCACGCTCGACGGCAACGTCGCGCTTTCGGGCACGGGGACGCTGGTGCAGAACGCCGGCGGCTCGGTCGACGGCACCCTGTCGACCGCGGGCAGCGCGACGTTCGACATCAACGGCACCACCGGCGATGCGACGACCGAGGTGACGGGGACGGTGTCGCAGGGCTCGACCGGGTCCTCGACCTTCGCGGGCGACGCGGGCGGGCTGGTGACGGTCAGCGCGGGCACGCTGACCGTTGATGGCGCCTCGGCCTTCAACGACGGTCTGTCCGTGACCGGCGGCGCGGCCGTGGTGGATGCGGATCTGTCCGTAACCGGCAACACGCTGGTCGATACCGGTTCGCTGACCGTGAATGCGGGCGACACGCTGACCTCCCCGGTCAGGGCCGGCAGCCTCGGCGGCGGCGGCAGCGTGATCGTGAACGGCGTCATCGACGGCGCGCTGGACGTCGAAAACACGTCTACCTTCGACATCAATGCGGGCGGCTCCGTCACCGGGACGGCGACCCACGCCAGCACGGGGACCTCGACGCTTGCGGGCACCGTCGGCAACCTCAACATCACGGCTGCGGGCACCGTTCAGGTGGACGGCGCGGCGGTGTCCAACGGTCTGAGCTTCGTCGACGGCGGCGGCACGCTGGCCGTTCAGGCCGGCGCGTCCTACACCGCCACCGGCGGCCCCGTGAACGTGGGCTTCGACGCCGGCAACACCGGCAGCGGCACGCTGAGCGTGGCCGACACCGGCAGCGTGATCGGCAATATCTTTGTCCACAACGCGGGCACCGTCGACATCAACGGCACCTCCGGCGACGCGACGACCGAGGTGACCGGCGCCCTGGTCCTCTTTGCCACGGCCACTGGCAATTCGACCGTGGCCGGCGATATCGGCGGTGCGGTCACGGTGAACGCCGGCACGCTGACGGTGGACGGCGTCTCGGAGTTCCAGTCGAGCCTCGACGTGAACGCCGGCAGCCTCGTCGTAAGCGCCGACCTCGGCGTGACCGGCGCCGCCGAAGCGTCTGGCGGCGATGTCACCGTCGACGCGGGCGCGACGCTGACCACCGCGACCCTGACCATGTCGGGCGACGGCGCGCTGACGCTGAACGGCGATCTCGACGGCGATCTGAACATCACCGACACCAACAACACGGTTGCGGTCACGCATGCGCTGAACACCCCGGGCGGGGTGACGGGCACCGTGACGCAGAACAACGCCAATTCCACGATCACCACGGGCGACGCGGGCAACACCCAGTTCGGCACGCTGGTCAACACGCTGGGCACCGTGACGGTGAACACGGGCACGCTGCAACTGAACAACGCGTCGTCCAACGCCGGCACGATGAACGTGAATTCCGGTACGGCGGTGATCCTGAACACGGCCGACTTCACCAACACCGGCACGTTCGACCTGAACGGACAGATGGGCAACGTCTCGCTGGCCGACACCTTTACCAACGACGGCGGCGTCGTCACCCTGGCCAACAACCTCGCGGCGCAATACGTCCAGACCGGCGCCGGGGCGCAGACCACCATCGACGGCAACACGCTGGTCGGCACCGGCACCACCGGCGCGACCATGGCGATCAACGCTGGCGCGCTGACAATCGATGCAGGGCAAACGCTGACCTACGGTGCGCTGACCCTGGCCGATGGCGCGACGATGACGGTGAACGGCAGCATGGCCGCCTTGACCGACACCACGACCAACATCAACGGTGCGGCGACGTACAACGACGGCTCGGCGCTGAACGACAACGGGTCGATCAACATCGGGGCGACCGGCAGCGTGACGTTCAACACCGGCGGCACGGGCATCGTGTTCGACGCCGACCAGGACAACAACGCGGTCGGCACGATCACCAGCGACGGCGCGATCACGGTGAACGGCACCGGCAACGTCAGCTTCGGCACCGACGGCGACGACAACTTCACCAACCAGGGGTCCGCCACGGTGGCGCTGCTGAACACGTCGTCCGTCTCCGACATCGACGTGCTGACCAACAGCTCGACGGCGAACGGCGCGACGGCGGGCACGACGGCGATCTTCCTGGCCAGCGGCACCTCGCTGGGCTTCACCACGCTGGATTCCTCGGCGGGGACGATCGTGTCCGCGGGGACGCTGGACGGTGACGTGAACCTGACCGGCACCGCCGGGCTGGACCTGAACGACGGCACGATCACCGGGACGCTGGACAACCAGTCGGGCACGGCGATCACTCTCGACGGCACCATCACCGGCGCCTTCACCCAGCAGGGCGCGGGCACGCAGACCACGGTCGACGGCACCTCCAGCTTCGGCAGCACGGTGGATGTCGACAGCGGCACCCTGACGGTCGACGCCGACACCACGGTGACCGGCGCGACCACCGTCGACGACGCGACGCTGACCGTCAACGCCGGCGACACGCTCACCGCCACCGGCAACGTGCTGGCCGGCGGATCGGGCGGCGCGGGCACGGTGGTCGTGGACGGCACCATCGACGGCGACGTGACGGCGCAGAACACCGCGACCGTGACGGTCAACGGCTCCGTCGACGGCAACCTCCAGACCCAGAACACCGCCTCCTTCGACATCAACGGCACCTCGGGCGCGGCCCCGGCAGAGGTCACCGGCAACGTCACCCAGGCGGGCACCAGCGCGCTCAACACCCTGGCGGGCGACATCGCGGGCTTCCTGCAGCAGACCGGCGCGGGCACGATCACCGTCGACGGAGACGCGATCGTCACCGGCCTGGTGAACATCGACGCGGGCACGCTGACGGTCGCGGGCGGCGCGACGCTGGACGCCACCGGCGCCGGTGTCGACGTGGCCGCGGGCGCCTTCGGCAACGTCAACGCCACCGGCGAGATCGACGGGTCCACCACCAACGCCGGCACCTTCCAGAACGACGGCACGATGGACGGGGTGACCAACTCCGGCGGGTTCACCAACACCGGCACCACCGCAGGCGTGACCAACTCCGGCACCTTCACCAACAACGGCGGCACCGGCACGGTCGGCAACTCCGGCACGTTCGACAACAACGGCTCGACGCTGGCCTTCAGCAACACCGGCACGCTGACGACCTCCGGCACGATCACCGGCGATCTCGACCAGACGGCGGGATCGACCACCGCGGACGGCAACGCCACGGTGACCGGCGAGCTGGACATCGACGGCGGCACGCTGACCGTCGATCCCGGCATCGTCCTGAGCGCGGGCAGCGCCGACATCGAGGACGCCGGCGGCGTCACGGTGGGCGCGGGCTCCACCCTGCAGACCACCACCGGGACCCTCGCCAACGACGACCAGATCGCGGTGGGTGCAGGCGGCAACCTGATCGCGGCCACCACCCTGACCAACGAGTCGAACGGCACCATCACCTTTGCCAACGGCGGCACGCTGAGCGCCGGCGGCGCGGGTCAGGGCACGATCACCAACGAAGGCCAGATCGTCGTCAACGCCGGCACCGTGACGGCCACCGGCAACGACAACTTCGTCGCCAGCGGCATGGGCACGGGCCTGCAGATCCTCGGAGGCCACCTCGACCTCGGCACCGGCACGGTGACCGACACCGGCACCGGCACGCTGACCGCGGTCACGCTCACCGCCGATGCCAGCGGCGGCGCGATGCTGACCACCGGCGGCGTGACCTTCGACGAGGCCGAGATCGAGCTGAACGCCAACGCCTCCGGCGACGCGACGGTGACCGGCCCGGTGACCGTGGGCGGCACCGGCTTCTTCGACCTCAACAGCGCGGGCGGCAGCACCGCGACGATCACCGGAGACGTGATCCAGCAGGCGGGCAGCACCGCGACCTCGACGCTGGCGGGCACCCTCGGCGGCATCCTCGACATCAACGGCG
This window of the Sagittula stellata E-37 genome carries:
- the repA gene encoding plasmid partitioning protein RepA, translating into MTQVKHRIDLLVGEHAHKLSERLQAHREQLFPPHARKSLRKFTSGEVAKLLGVKDAYLRKLSLDGKGPQPETGPGGRRLYSPQDIVDLRHVLEKGAKAQGTYLPGRRAAPEGNSEKYIDHLQVISVINFKGGSGKTTTSAHLAQKLALDGYRTLVIDLDPQASLSALHGYQPEFDLLDGGTLYDAIRYDDPVPLRDVIQRTYFPNLDIVPGNLDLMEFEHETPRALVSGAGDMFFTRVGNKLSEVADDYDIVVFDCPPQLGFLTMSALSAATAVLVTVHPQMLDVMSMCQFLLMTSNLLGVVAEAGGDMSYDWLRYVVTRYEPGDGPQNQMVSFMRAMFGEHVLNHPVLKSTAISDAGLTKQTLYEVERSQFTRATYDRAMESLNLVNEEIEGLIQAAWGR